The following proteins come from a genomic window of Microbacterium sp. JZ31:
- a CDS encoding ABC transporter permease: MIPESAAPAVVRVRHPKVPITLAIATVLLAALFLFGARDGFTSFRLSGGETLIPLGDVSVPSIATVWIVTVLLVALTAYAAWDAWKYRRPRVWVAVAYGVLALFAFLTWAGAGGLVPVVSLLAGALSISVPIVFGAMGGVIGERVGVVNVAIEGQLLLGAFSAAVIGSLTGNPYVGLIGAMIGGVLVSLVLAVFAIKYIVEQVIVGVVLNVLVTGLTGFFYGILLVPNEEVVNRPATFPRLPIPGLVEIPVLGPVLFNQPFIVYLMYITVAVVAWGLYRTRWGLRLRAVGEHPQAADTVGIKVNPTRFWNVSLAGAVAGVGGAYFTLVSVPQFGEEMTGGLGFIALAAVIFGRWDPIRAALAALLFGFATNLQNLLTVLGSPIPGQFMQMLPYVVTILAVAGFVGQSRGPAAAGKPYIKG; this comes from the coding sequence ATGATCCCCGAGTCGGCCGCCCCCGCGGTGGTGCGCGTGCGGCACCCCAAGGTGCCCATCACGCTCGCGATCGCGACCGTGCTGCTGGCCGCGCTGTTCCTGTTCGGCGCGCGCGACGGCTTCACGTCCTTCCGCCTCAGCGGCGGCGAGACGCTCATCCCGCTGGGCGACGTGAGCGTGCCCTCCATCGCGACCGTCTGGATCGTGACGGTGCTGCTCGTCGCGCTGACCGCCTACGCGGCGTGGGACGCCTGGAAGTACCGCAGACCGCGCGTCTGGGTCGCGGTCGCGTACGGCGTGCTGGCGCTGTTCGCCTTCCTCACCTGGGCCGGTGCGGGCGGGCTCGTCCCCGTCGTCAGCCTGCTGGCCGGCGCGCTGTCCATCTCCGTGCCGATCGTGTTCGGCGCGATGGGCGGTGTGATCGGCGAGCGCGTGGGCGTCGTCAACGTCGCGATCGAGGGACAGCTGCTGCTCGGCGCGTTCAGCGCCGCGGTGATCGGCAGCCTCACGGGCAACCCGTACGTGGGTCTGATCGGCGCCATGATCGGCGGCGTGCTGGTCTCGCTCGTGCTGGCGGTGTTCGCAATCAAGTACATCGTCGAGCAGGTCATCGTCGGCGTGGTGCTGAACGTGCTCGTGACGGGCCTGACCGGCTTCTTCTACGGCATCCTGCTGGTGCCGAACGAGGAGGTCGTCAACCGTCCGGCGACGTTCCCGCGCCTGCCGATCCCCGGCCTCGTCGAGATCCCGGTGCTGGGCCCGGTGCTGTTCAACCAGCCGTTCATCGTCTACCTGATGTACATCACGGTCGCGGTCGTGGCGTGGGGGCTGTACCGCACGCGCTGGGGGCTGCGTCTGCGCGCCGTGGGCGAGCACCCGCAGGCCGCCGACACCGTGGGCATCAAGGTCAACCCGACGCGCTTCTGGAACGTCAGCCTGGCGGGAGCCGTGGCCGGTGTGGGCGGCGCGTACTTCACGCTCGTGTCGGTGCCCCAGTTCGGCGAGGAGATGACCGGCGGGCTGGGCTTCATCGCACTCGCCGCCGTGATCTTCGGTCGCTGGGATCCGATCCGCGCGGCCCTTGCGGCGCTGCTGTTCGGCTTCGCCACGAACCTTCAGAACCTGCTCACCGTGCTGGGCTCGCCGATCCCCGGTCAGTTCATGCAGATGCTGCCGTACGTGGTGACGATCCTTGCGGTCGCGGGCTTCGTGGGGCAGTCGCGCGGGCCGGCCGCGGCGGGCAAGCCGTACATCAAGGGTTGA
- a CDS encoding cytidine deaminase, whose translation MTDETTWSGDVDWDELRAVATEAMQHAYAPYSRYRVGAAALVSDGRIVSGCNVENAAYGVTLCAECGLVSELHRSGGGQLVAFVCVDGQGATIMPCGRCRQLLFEHAVPGMLLETVSGIRTMDEVLPDAFGPRDLEEAGR comes from the coding sequence ATGACAGACGAGACGACCTGGTCGGGAGACGTCGACTGGGACGAGCTGCGCGCCGTGGCGACGGAGGCGATGCAGCACGCATACGCGCCGTACTCGCGCTACCGCGTGGGCGCGGCCGCGCTCGTGTCGGACGGGCGGATCGTGTCGGGCTGCAACGTCGAGAACGCGGCGTACGGCGTGACGCTGTGCGCCGAGTGCGGCCTGGTGTCCGAGCTGCACCGCAGCGGCGGCGGGCAGCTCGTAGCGTTCGTGTGCGTCGACGGTCAGGGCGCGACGATCATGCCGTGCGGCCGCTGCCGCCAGCTGCTGTTCGAGCACGCCGTGCCGGGCATGCTGCTCGAGACGGTGTCGGGGATCCGCACGATGGACGAGGTGCTGCCGGACGCGTTCGGACCGCGCGACCTCGAGGAGGCAGGACGATGA
- a CDS encoding thymidine phosphorylase, with protein MSDTTSPAVEPFDAVDVIRAKRDGGRIEEGALRWMIDAFTRGYVADAQMAAFAMAVLLNGMERDEIRVMTDAMIASGERMSFAGLGKPTVDKHSTGGVGDKITLPLAPLVAAFGVAVPQLSGRGLGHTGGTLDKLESIPGWRAALSNDEMTAQLRDVGAVICAAGSGLAPADKRLYALRDVTGTVEAIPLIASSIMSKKIAEGTDALVLDVKFGSGAFMRDFDRARELARTMVELGTDSGVRTTALLTDMDTPLGLAIGNANEVRESVEVLAGGGPADVVELTVALAREMLALAGQPDADVEAALRDGRAMDAWRRMILAQDGDPDAALPVPAETHTVVAPRDGYVTRIDAYGFGVAAWRLGAGRARAEDPVLHSAGIDLHAKPGDRVSAGQPLFTLGGPDDTRFARALESLEGAWELGDAAPGRASLVRERIASTS; from the coding sequence ATGAGCGACACGACCTCTCCCGCCGTGGAGCCGTTCGACGCGGTCGACGTCATCCGCGCCAAGCGCGACGGCGGCCGGATCGAAGAGGGCGCGCTCCGCTGGATGATCGACGCGTTCACGCGCGGCTACGTCGCCGACGCGCAGATGGCCGCGTTCGCGATGGCCGTGCTGCTGAACGGCATGGAGCGCGACGAGATCCGTGTGATGACCGACGCGATGATCGCGTCCGGGGAGCGGATGAGCTTCGCCGGGCTCGGCAAGCCCACGGTCGACAAGCACTCGACGGGCGGCGTGGGCGACAAGATCACGCTGCCGCTCGCGCCCCTGGTGGCAGCGTTCGGGGTCGCGGTGCCTCAGCTGTCGGGCCGTGGTCTCGGGCACACGGGCGGCACGCTCGACAAGCTCGAGTCGATCCCGGGCTGGCGCGCCGCCCTGTCCAACGACGAGATGACCGCGCAGCTGCGCGACGTCGGCGCCGTGATCTGCGCGGCGGGATCCGGCCTCGCGCCGGCCGACAAGCGGCTCTACGCGCTGCGCGACGTCACGGGCACGGTCGAGGCGATCCCGCTGATCGCGTCGAGCATCATGTCGAAGAAGATCGCGGAGGGCACGGATGCGCTCGTGCTCGACGTGAAGTTCGGCTCGGGCGCGTTCATGCGCGACTTCGACCGCGCACGTGAGCTCGCCCGCACGATGGTGGAGCTCGGCACGGACTCGGGCGTGCGGACGACCGCCCTGCTGACCGACATGGACACCCCGCTCGGACTTGCGATCGGCAACGCGAACGAGGTGCGGGAGTCGGTCGAGGTGCTCGCGGGCGGCGGGCCTGCCGACGTCGTGGAGCTCACAGTCGCGCTCGCGCGCGAGATGCTCGCGCTCGCGGGGCAGCCCGACGCGGACGTGGAGGCCGCGCTGCGCGACGGCCGCGCGATGGACGCCTGGCGGCGCATGATCCTCGCCCAGGACGGCGACCCGGATGCCGCGCTGCCGGTCCCGGCCGAAACGCACACCGTCGTCGCGCCGCGCGACGGCTACGTCACGCGGATCGACGCCTACGGCTTCGGCGTGGCGGCCTGGCGGCTCGGTGCCGGTCGCGCCCGCGCGGAGGATCCCGTGCTGCACTCGGCGGGCATCGACCTGCACGCCAAGCCCGGCGATCGCGTGAGCGCCGGACAGCCGCTGTTCACGCTGGGCGGTCCGGACGACACGCGCTTCGCGCGCGCGCTCGAGTCGCTCGAGGGCGCCTGGGAGCTCGGCGACGCCGCGCCCGGGCGCGCGTCGCTTGTGCGCGAGCGCATCGCTTCGACATCCTGA
- a CDS encoding adenosine deaminase, whose amino-acid sequence MMIDPFGDARVEGVSIRSLPKVSLHDHLDGGLRPDTIVELAEAAGVDVPETDPARLASWFARQSDADSLEKYLETFAVTTAVMQTREGLTRVAREFVEDLAEDGVIYGEVRWAPEQHLSGGLTLEEAVEAVQEGIEEGEDAADDAGHSIRVGQLLTAMRQNSRSAEIARLAVEFRDEGVVGFDLAGPEDGYPASRHREAIDIVSGAFLPSTIHAGEGAGLESIRSAILDGRALRLGHGVRIAEDLDVVGREGEEVRVRFGEVARWVRDREIPLELAPSSNLQTGAIAAWGSQLEDHPFDLLYQLGFAVTVNTDNRLMSRTSLTRELAQLVAAFGYGLEDLETFQLNAAAGAFLPIEEREELIELIGEGFEA is encoded by the coding sequence ATGATGATCGATCCCTTCGGAGACGCCCGCGTGGAGGGTGTGTCGATCCGCAGCCTGCCCAAGGTGTCGCTGCACGACCACCTCGACGGCGGCCTGCGCCCAGACACGATCGTGGAGCTCGCGGAGGCGGCAGGAGTCGACGTCCCGGAGACGGATCCGGCGCGCCTCGCGTCGTGGTTCGCGCGGCAGAGCGACGCGGACTCGCTCGAGAAGTACCTCGAGACCTTCGCCGTGACGACCGCCGTGATGCAGACCCGAGAGGGGCTGACGCGCGTCGCACGCGAGTTCGTCGAGGACCTCGCCGAGGACGGCGTGATCTACGGCGAGGTGCGCTGGGCGCCCGAGCAGCACCTGTCGGGCGGGCTCACCCTCGAGGAGGCCGTCGAGGCGGTGCAGGAGGGCATCGAGGAGGGCGAGGACGCCGCGGACGACGCCGGGCACAGCATCCGCGTCGGCCAGCTGCTCACCGCGATGCGCCAGAACAGCCGATCCGCCGAGATCGCCCGGCTCGCCGTCGAGTTCCGCGACGAGGGTGTGGTCGGATTCGACCTCGCGGGCCCCGAGGACGGGTACCCCGCGTCGCGTCACCGCGAGGCGATCGACATCGTCAGCGGTGCCTTCCTCCCCTCGACGATCCATGCGGGCGAGGGAGCGGGCCTCGAGTCGATCCGCTCCGCGATCCTGGACGGCCGCGCCCTGCGGCTGGGCCACGGTGTGCGGATCGCCGAGGATCTGGATGTCGTCGGCCGCGAGGGCGAGGAGGTGCGGGTGCGCTTCGGCGAGGTCGCGCGCTGGGTGCGCGATCGCGAGATCCCGCTCGAGCTCGCGCCGTCGTCGAACCTGCAGACCGGCGCGATCGCGGCGTGGGGCAGTCAGCTCGAGGATCATCCCTTCGACCTGCTGTATCAGCTCGGCTTCGCCGTGACCGTCAACACCGACAACCGGCTGATGAGCCGCACCTCGCTCACGCGGGAGCTCGCGCAGCTCGTCGCGGCGTTCGGATACGGGCTCGAGGACCTCGAGACGTTCCAGCTGAACGCCGCCGCGGGGGCCTTCCTGCCCATCGAGGAGCGCGAAGAGCTCATCGAGCTCATCGGCGAGGGCTTTGAGGCGTAG
- a CDS encoding MFS transporter: protein MSARDAAPGPLTPTGTISSPVDRRRVAFATVVGTTVEWYDYFIYASAAGLVFGQLFFQPAGPGFATILSFLTVGISFLFRPLGAFLAGHFGDKIGRRPMLVLTLILMGAATTLVGLLPTYQAIGIAAPILLLVLRILQGISAGGEWGGAVLMAVEHAPKHRRGLFGAMPQIGVPIGLLLASGMFAIMTAIFPGDAFLEWGWRIPFLFSFVLILVGYYVRRRVEESPVFQEIAERKEQASAPVIQLFRRFAPLVILCAFVFAANNAVGYMTTGGFVQNYATNPEGPVALERGPVLWAVTASSITWLISTFIGGWISDRIGRRTTYIFGWIWLGAAVFALFPLVNSGDIWLLTLGLVLLTIGLGFSYGPQSSWYSELFPASVRFSGVSISYAIGSIIGGAFAPTIAQAIVQGTGSTDGVAYYLFGLVVASLIATILLRDRRGIPLGPDHEEEQSQGIYRWEK, encoded by the coding sequence ATGTCTGCCCGAGACGCAGCCCCCGGTCCGCTCACCCCGACCGGCACCATCTCCAGCCCCGTCGACCGCCGCCGCGTGGCGTTCGCCACGGTGGTCGGCACCACCGTCGAGTGGTACGACTACTTCATCTACGCATCGGCCGCCGGCCTCGTGTTCGGTCAGCTGTTCTTCCAGCCCGCCGGCCCCGGGTTCGCGACGATCCTGTCGTTCCTCACGGTCGGCATCAGCTTCCTGTTCCGGCCCCTGGGTGCGTTCCTCGCCGGCCACTTCGGGGACAAGATCGGCCGCCGCCCGATGCTCGTGCTGACGCTCATCCTGATGGGCGCCGCGACGACGCTCGTCGGTCTGCTGCCGACCTACCAGGCGATCGGCATCGCGGCGCCGATCCTGCTGCTCGTGCTGCGCATCCTGCAGGGCATCTCGGCCGGCGGCGAGTGGGGCGGCGCCGTGCTGATGGCCGTCGAGCACGCGCCCAAGCACCGCCGCGGTCTGTTCGGCGCGATGCCGCAGATCGGCGTGCCGATCGGACTGCTGCTGGCCAGCGGCATGTTCGCGATCATGACCGCGATCTTCCCCGGCGACGCGTTCCTCGAGTGGGGATGGCGCATCCCGTTCCTGTTCAGCTTCGTGCTCATCCTGGTCGGCTACTACGTGCGCCGCCGCGTCGAGGAGAGCCCGGTGTTCCAGGAGATCGCCGAGCGCAAGGAGCAGGCGAGCGCTCCCGTCATCCAGCTCTTCCGCCGCTTCGCGCCCCTGGTGATCCTGTGCGCGTTCGTGTTCGCGGCGAACAACGCCGTGGGCTACATGACGACGGGCGGCTTCGTGCAGAACTACGCCACCAACCCCGAGGGGCCGGTCGCCCTCGAGCGCGGTCCCGTGCTCTGGGCCGTCACGGCGTCGTCCATCACGTGGCTGATCTCGACGTTCATCGGAGGCTGGATCAGCGACCGCATCGGCCGCCGCACCACCTACATCTTCGGCTGGATCTGGCTCGGTGCGGCCGTGTTCGCACTGTTCCCGCTCGTCAACAGCGGCGACATTTGGCTGCTGACGCTCGGCCTCGTGCTGCTCACGATCGGCCTGGGCTTCTCGTACGGCCCGCAGTCGTCCTGGTACTCCGAGCTGTTCCCCGCCTCCGTGCGCTTCTCGGGCGTCTCGATCTCGTACGCGATCGGCTCCATCATCGGCGGCGCGTTCGCCCCCACGATCGCGCAGGCGATCGTCCAGGGCACCGGCTCGACCGACGGCGTGGCGTACTACCTGTTCGGCCTCGTCGTCGCGAGCCTCATCGCGACGATCCTGCTGCGCGACCGCCGGGGCATCCCGCTCGGTCCCGACCACGAGGAGGAGCAGTCGCAGGGCATCTACCGCTGGGAGAAGTGA
- a CDS encoding thiamine pyrophosphate-binding protein — translation MPTVSAHVAAALSRHIDQVFGLMGNGNAYFLDALLRDTRTAYTAVRHEVGAVVAADAHFRVSGRIAAATTTYGAGFTNTLTALAESAQARVPLVLVVGDQPTPGPRPWDVDQIALASAVGVRTYTVGRLDAAATTVIAIEHALANRTPVVLALPYDTPTLDAGPLPEIPDPRMPAPVVPSPDGRAAIRRAARALAEAERPVLLAGRGAWLAGAGEALGRLADAAGAVTATTALGRGVFPDASHDLGVTGGFGAPGAMDLIHTADVVVAVGASLSPFTMRFGELLQPEARFIQVDIAATATHPRVGEYIRGDARTVAELLADEVTAIGARATWRDDLDMDALRRQLVEGELAPDGRLDPRAAAARIGALLPEDRVVVSDGGHFIAWANMFWPVASPGRMVMIGTAFQSIGLGWPSVAGAAQADPDATVVLTTGDGGGLMALADLETAVRTARGRGLAVVWNDAAYGAEVNLYGLKGLHDGPMRIPQVDFAALGRAAGAEGVVVERLADLDRLATWAAEPADARPFLVLDLRISGDVIAPYQHEVIRVNS, via the coding sequence CCACATCGACCAGGTGTTCGGACTGATGGGCAACGGCAACGCCTACTTCCTCGACGCCCTGCTTCGCGACACCCGCACCGCCTACACCGCCGTCCGCCACGAGGTCGGCGCGGTGGTCGCGGCCGACGCGCACTTCCGCGTGTCGGGCCGGATCGCGGCCGCCACCACGACGTACGGCGCGGGTTTCACCAACACGCTCACGGCGCTCGCCGAGTCGGCGCAGGCGCGCGTCCCGCTCGTGCTCGTCGTCGGCGACCAGCCCACGCCCGGCCCGCGGCCGTGGGACGTGGATCAGATCGCCCTGGCCTCCGCCGTCGGCGTGCGGACGTATACCGTCGGCCGCCTCGATGCGGCCGCCACGACGGTGATCGCGATCGAGCACGCGCTCGCGAACCGCACGCCGGTGGTGCTCGCGCTCCCGTACGACACGCCCACGCTCGACGCGGGTCCGCTGCCCGAGATCCCGGATCCGCGGATGCCGGCTCCCGTGGTCCCCTCGCCCGACGGGCGCGCCGCGATCCGCCGGGCCGCGCGCGCTCTCGCCGAGGCCGAGCGCCCCGTCCTGCTCGCGGGCCGCGGGGCCTGGCTGGCCGGTGCGGGCGAGGCGCTGGGCAGGCTCGCGGACGCCGCGGGCGCCGTGACCGCCACCACCGCGCTCGGCCGCGGCGTGTTCCCCGACGCATCGCACGACCTCGGCGTCACCGGCGGGTTCGGCGCACCGGGCGCCATGGACCTGATCCACACGGCCGACGTCGTGGTCGCGGTCGGCGCGAGTCTCAGCCCCTTCACGATGCGCTTCGGCGAGCTGCTGCAGCCCGAGGCGCGCTTCATCCAGGTCGATATCGCCGCGACCGCCACGCATCCGCGCGTCGGAGAGTACATCCGCGGCGACGCCCGCACGGTGGCGGAGCTGCTCGCCGACGAGGTGACCGCGATCGGCGCCCGCGCGACGTGGCGCGACGACCTCGACATGGACGCGCTGCGCCGCCAGCTCGTCGAGGGCGAGCTGGCGCCCGACGGCCGCCTCGACCCGCGGGCCGCGGCGGCCCGCATCGGCGCCCTTCTGCCGGAGGACCGGGTCGTCGTGAGCGACGGCGGCCACTTCATCGCCTGGGCGAACATGTTCTGGCCCGTCGCCTCGCCCGGCCGGATGGTCATGATCGGCACGGCGTTCCAGTCGATCGGCCTCGGCTGGCCGAGCGTGGCGGGCGCGGCGCAGGCGGATCCGGACGCGACGGTCGTGCTCACGACGGGCGACGGCGGCGGCCTGATGGCCCTCGCCGACCTGGAGACCGCCGTGCGCACGGCGCGCGGGCGCGGTCTCGCCGTCGTCTGGAACGACGCGGCCTACGGCGCCGAGGTGAACCTCTATGGCCTGAAGGGCCTGCACGACGGACCCATGCGGATCCCGCAGGTCGACTTCGCCGCCCTGGGGCGCGCGGCCGGCGCCGAGGGCGTCGTCGTCGAGCGTCTCGCCGACCTCGACCGCCTCGCGACATGGGCCGCCGAGCCCGCCGACGCGCGCCCGTTCCTCGTGCTCGACCTGCGCATCTCGGGCGACGTGATCGCGCCGTATCAGCACGAGGTCATCCGCGTGAACAGCTGA